Proteins encoded by one window of Nicotiana tabacum cultivar K326 chromosome 10, ASM71507v2, whole genome shotgun sequence:
- the LOC142165379 gene encoding uncharacterized protein LOC142165379, translating into MDKVQLIRQRLLTAQSRQKSYADKRRRDLVFETGDKVFLRVSPMKAVMRFGKKGKLSPRFIVPYEILDRVGAVTYRLALPPELSFIHPVFHVSMLRKCISDSSQVLEAPVIPLDEKLS; encoded by the coding sequence atggacAAAGTTCAATTGATCAGACAGAGATTACTTACAGCCCAAAGTAGACAAAAATCTTATGCggataagagaagaagagatttagTGTTTGAAACTGGGGACAAAGTGTTCCTACGAGTCTCTCCTATGAAAGCTGTAATGCGGTTTGGGAAAAAAGGCAAGCTGAGCCCCAGGTTTATAGTACCATATGAGATACTAGACCGAGTGGGAGCGGTGACTTATCGTTTGGCACTTCCTCCTGAGTTGTCCTTtattcatccagtttttcatgtctCAATGCTAAGGAAATGTATATCAGACTCATCTCAGGTTCTTGAAGCACCTGTTATACCGCTTGATGAGAAGTTATCTTAA